One Oryza glaberrima chromosome 10, OglaRS2, whole genome shotgun sequence DNA segment encodes these proteins:
- the LOC127786419 gene encoding CASP-like protein 5A2 — MRASRPVVHPVEAPPPAALAVAAAAVAVEAGVGAGGGAAAHGGENAQPRGVRMKDPPGAPGTPGGLGLRLVQAFFAAAALAVMASTDDFPSVSAFCYLVAAAILQCLWSLSLAVVDIYALLVKRSLRNPQAVCIFTIGDGITGTLTLGAACASAGITVLIGNDLNICANNHCASFETATAMAFISWFALAPSCVLNFWSMASR; from the exons ATGCGGGCGAGCCGGCCGGTGGTGCACCCggtggaggcgccgccgccggcagctttggcggtggcggcggcggcggtggcggtggaggccggGGTTGGAGCAggaggtggagcggcggcgcatggTGGGGAGAACGCGCAGCCACGAGGGGTGCGGATGAAGGACCCCCCCGGGGCGCCCGGGACGCCCGgcggcctcggcctccgcctcgtgcaggccttcttcgccgccgccgcgctcgccgtcaTGGCCTCCACCGACGACTTCCCCTCCGTCTCCGCCTTCTG TTACCTTGTTGCAGCAGCCATCTTGCAATGCTTGTGGAGCCTTTCACTAGCCGTTGTTGATATTTATGCACTTCTTGTGAAGCGTTCTTTGCGGAATCCACAGGCTGTGTGTATATTTACCATCGGAGATGGG ATCACAGGGACACTAACCCTAGGTGCAGCATGTGCATCAGCAGGCATCACCGTGCTCATTGGCAATGACCTGAACATATGCGCAAACAATCACTGTGCAAGTTTCGAAACTGCAACCGCGATGGCTTTCATCAGCTGGTTTGCACTTGCACCGTCCTGCGTCTTGAACTTCTGGTCGATGGCCTCCAGATGA